The Bacteroidia bacterium genome includes a window with the following:
- a CDS encoding dipeptidase, whose translation MSWNNYIETNKQRFMDELFDWLRIPSVSADSKYKNDVKRAAEYLAEKFKAAGAENVSIEPTAGNPIVYADKIFDASLPTILVYGHYDVQPSDPDNLWTTPAFEPAIRDGKIFARGSCDDKGQVYMHVKAFETMMQTNTLPCNVKFMIEGEEEVGSANLGIYCQENKDKLKADIVLISDTAMISLDTPSLDTGLRGLSYVQVEVTGPDHDLHSGVYGGAVANPINVLCTMIASLHDEKRHITIPGFYDKVLQLTNEERVALNKAPFNIEDYKKELGIDEVMGEDSYTTLERTGVRPTLDVNGIWGGYIGEGSKTVLPSKAFAKISMRLVPNQRSGEITELFTKHFLSIAPKSVKVKVEAHHGGEPVVTPTDSHAYKAAARAIKETFGKEPIPTRGGGSIPIVALFENVLGLKSILMGFGLDSDDIHSPDEHYGVENFYKGIQTIPYFYKYFSEK comes from the coding sequence ATGAGTTGGAATAATTATATTGAAACAAACAAACAACGTTTCATGGATGAGCTTTTTGATTGGCTTAGAATCCCCTCTGTAAGTGCAGATAGTAAATATAAAAATGATGTTAAAAGAGCTGCGGAGTATTTGGCAGAAAAGTTCAAAGCTGCGGGTGCAGAGAATGTGTCAATCGAACCCACTGCAGGAAATCCCATTGTATATGCAGATAAAATATTTGATGCATCTTTACCTACAATTTTAGTTTATGGTCACTATGATGTACAACCTTCAGACCCTGATAATTTATGGACTACTCCTGCATTTGAACCTGCAATAAGAGACGGTAAAATCTTTGCCAGAGGCTCTTGTGACGATAAAGGACAAGTTTATATGCACGTAAAAGCATTTGAAACCATGATGCAAACCAACACTTTGCCTTGTAATGTGAAATTTATGATAGAAGGAGAGGAAGAAGTGGGTTCAGCTAACTTGGGAATTTATTGTCAAGAGAATAAAGATAAACTCAAAGCAGACATTGTGTTGATTTCTGATACTGCAATGATTTCTTTGGATACACCGAGTCTTGATACAGGACTAAGAGGGTTAAGCTACGTTCAAGTTGAAGTTACGGGTCCCGACCACGACCTGCACTCAGGTGTATATGGTGGCGCAGTTGCCAATCCTATCAATGTGTTATGTACAATGATAGCTTCATTACATGATGAAAAGCGACACATAACAATACCTGGATTTTATGATAAAGTATTGCAATTAACGAATGAGGAGAGGGTAGCTTTAAATAAAGCTCCTTTTAATATTGAAGATTATAAAAAGGAACTTGGCATAGACGAAGTTATGGGAGAAGACTCATACACTACGTTAGAAAGAACAGGTGTAAGACCAACGTTGGATGTGAATGGTATTTGGGGTGGTTACATAGGAGAAGGCAGTAAAACAGTTCTGCCGTCTAAAGCATTTGCTAAAATCTCAATGAGATTGGTGCCAAATCAGCGCTCCGGAGAAATTACCGAGCTATTTACAAAACATTTTTTAAGTATAGCTCCAAAATCAGTCAAAGTAAAAGTTGAAGCACATCACGGAGGGGAACCAGTTGTTACACCTACTGATTCTCATGCATATAAAGCAGCAGCAAGAGCGATAAAAGAAACATTTGGTAAAGAGCCGATTCCAACACGCGGAGGAGGCAGTATTCCCATTGTAGCATTGTTTGAAAACGTATTAGGATTAAAATCAATCTTGATGGGCTTTGGATTAGACTCAGATGATATTCACTCACCTGATGAACATTATGGTGTAGAGAATTTTTACAAAGGAATTCAGACAATTCCCTATTTCTATAAATACTTCTCGGAGAAGTAA
- the gcvH gene encoding glycine cleavage system protein GcvH, which produces MNFPSELKYTKDHEWVKVDGDVATIGVTDFAQSELGDIVFVDIPTQGQTLDKESVFGTIEAVKTVSDLFMPVSGEVIQINPNIDSAPESINSDPYGEGWIVKVKMTNPSELNDLLDVAAYKSHTGN; this is translated from the coding sequence ATGAATTTCCCTTCAGAATTAAAGTACACAAAAGACCACGAATGGGTGAAAGTAGATGGTGATGTGGCAACCATTGGTGTAACCGACTTTGCTCAAAGCGAGTTAGGAGATATCGTTTTTGTTGATATTCCTACGCAAGGGCAGACATTAGACAAAGAATCAGTATTTGGTACAATTGAAGCTGTTAAAACAGTTTCGGATTTATTTATGCCTGTTTCAGGTGAAGTAATTCAAATTAATCCAAACATTGATTCAGCACCTGAAAGCATTAACTCTGATCCTTATGGTGAAGGTTGGATTGTAAAAGTTAAAATGACCAATCCATCAGAATTAAATGACTTGTTGGATGTAGCTGCCTATAAATCACATACTGGGAATTAA
- the accD gene encoding acetyl-CoA carboxylase, carboxyltransferase subunit beta: protein MSWFKRVKEGITTKSKEKKYIPDGLWNKCPRCKTITQSKELVENRYVCPSCHYHHKISSEEYFNILFDEQKYKELYAGIVSGDPLNFFDTKPYTNRIKETQEKTGLKDALRVAVGKINGAKVVISCMDFNFIGGSMGSVVGEKIARSIDYARENKIPLIIISKSGGARMMEAAFSLMQMAKTSAKLALLNQEGVPYLSILTDPTTGGVTASFAMLGDFNIAEPEALIGFAGPRVIRETIGRDLPKGFQSSEFLQEHGFVDFIVPRTEMKDKIGNLLKMIYCKKTAAKKVDKTE, encoded by the coding sequence ATGAGTTGGTTTAAAAGAGTAAAAGAAGGAATCACCACTAAGTCAAAGGAAAAAAAATATATTCCTGATGGGTTGTGGAATAAATGTCCAAGATGTAAAACAATTACCCAGTCAAAAGAGTTGGTGGAAAATCGCTATGTTTGTCCATCTTGTCATTATCATCATAAGATTAGTTCTGAAGAATATTTTAATATCCTGTTTGATGAGCAGAAATATAAAGAATTGTATGCAGGCATAGTATCAGGCGATCCGTTGAATTTTTTTGATACAAAGCCTTACACAAATCGTATAAAGGAAACACAAGAAAAGACTGGATTGAAAGATGCTCTCAGGGTTGCAGTAGGTAAAATCAACGGTGCTAAAGTAGTCATCTCTTGCATGGATTTTAATTTCATTGGGGGTTCAATGGGTTCTGTTGTTGGAGAGAAGATAGCACGCTCAATTGACTATGCCAGAGAAAATAAAATACCTTTAATTATTATCTCAAAGTCAGGAGGAGCACGAATGATGGAAGCTGCCTTTTCATTGATGCAAATGGCAAAAACATCTGCCAAACTAGCCCTGCTCAATCAAGAAGGAGTGCCGTATCTTTCTATTTTAACTGACCCTACAACAGGCGGTGTTACTGCTTCTTTTGCCATGCTTGGGGATTTTAATATAGCAGAACCCGAAGCATTGATTGGTTTTGCAGGACCTCGTGTTATTAGGGAAACAATTGGCAGAGATTTACCAAAAGGATTTCAAAGTTCTGAGTTTTTGCAGGAACATGGATTTGTAGATTTTATTGTTCCAAGAACTGAAATGAAAGACAAGATAGGCAACTTGTTGAAGATGATATATTGTAAAAAAACCGCTGCCAAAAAAGTGGATAAAACTGAATAA
- a CDS encoding HmuY family protein, giving the protein MKDKIIFIALSTLLLLTSCFKEDRPLVLPASKAKVMSVFMGSEFQNQIFFKMEDQSYQTSNLNDWDLAFDNVSNQFKIVTNYGRNIFVARTQALDVSQLESIKPAQIPIKQWLYDFPNGSIDSNAFGDWKNLYGNKMPFHIIDMGRTLPSPQRYYVVRVLEADDVQYKVEFGKFSMLDSLQVVEIKRNKNRNFTYLNIRNGQIHTDFEPLKEDWDFVFTRYRFIFYIDPNPTEPLPYLVSGCLLNPHNVSVSLDTVSGFENINLKLCNQKHFTKSQDVIGYAWKSFDYSVSFSYTINPNMVYIVKNNKGDFYKIRFLDFYNENKQTGYPKFQIQQVVN; this is encoded by the coding sequence ATGAAAGATAAGATTATATTCATAGCTCTTAGCACGCTTTTGTTGCTTACTTCATGTTTCAAGGAGGATAGACCTTTGGTGCTGCCTGCCTCAAAGGCAAAGGTGATGTCCGTTTTTATGGGCTCAGAGTTCCAGAACCAAATATTTTTTAAGATGGAAGATCAGTCATATCAAACTAGTAACCTTAATGACTGGGATTTGGCTTTTGACAATGTCAGCAATCAGTTCAAAATAGTAACCAATTATGGACGCAATATTTTTGTTGCCAGAACACAGGCATTGGATGTAAGTCAGTTAGAAAGTATTAAACCTGCACAGATTCCAATAAAACAATGGTTATACGACTTTCCTAATGGAAGTATAGACAGTAATGCTTTTGGAGATTGGAAGAACCTATACGGAAATAAGATGCCGTTTCATATTATTGATATGGGACGCACGTTGCCTTCACCTCAACGATACTATGTTGTGAGGGTTTTAGAAGCGGATGATGTTCAATACAAAGTTGAATTTGGAAAGTTCTCAATGCTTGATTCATTACAAGTGGTTGAAATTAAACGAAATAAGAATAGAAATTTCACATATCTAAATATTCGTAATGGTCAGATTCATACTGATTTTGAACCCTTAAAAGAAGATTGGGATTTTGTATTTACTCGTTATCGCTTCATTTTCTATATAGACCCGAATCCGACTGAACCTTTACCGTATCTTGTTTCAGGTTGTTTGTTAAATCCGCATAATGTCTCTGTAAGTTTAGACACTGTTTCTGGCTTTGAAAATATTAATTTGAAATTATGTAACCAAAAGCATTTCACAAAATCGCAAGATGTAATAGGCTATGCATGGAAATCCTTTGATTATTCTGTCTCATTCTCATACACTATCAATCCAAATATGGTTTATATTGTTAAAAACAACAAAGGCGATTTTTACAAAATACGTTTCTTGGATTTTTACAACGAAAACAAGCAAACGGGCTATCCTAAATTTCAAATACAACAGGTTGTAAATTAA
- the murQ gene encoding N-acetylmuramic acid 6-phosphate etherase yields MNTEQDSHYQNLEQLSTFELVTGINNEDAGIADAVAKEFPSIIQLIDAVATKLASGGRLFYIGAGTSGRLGILDASECPPTYGVDYNKVIGLIAGGDSAIRKAVEFAEDNTEQAWKDLQQFDIGSNDFLIGISASGRTPYVAGGLEDARKNQIQTGCVVCNKNSVIAAHSDFPVELETGPEFVTGSTRMKAGTAQKMVLNIITTVSMIKLGRVKGNKMVDMQIANNKLVERGIRMIMEETTLNREQARAALKELGSVRAVIEQYK; encoded by the coding sequence ATGAATACCGAACAAGATTCACATTACCAGAATTTAGAACAATTATCAACGTTTGAGTTAGTTACAGGGATTAACAATGAAGACGCTGGTATAGCAGATGCTGTAGCCAAAGAATTTCCTTCAATTATTCAATTGATAGATGCAGTTGCAACTAAATTAGCATCAGGCGGGAGACTTTTTTATATAGGAGCCGGAACGAGCGGACGATTGGGGATATTGGATGCAAGTGAATGTCCGCCAACTTATGGTGTAGATTATAACAAAGTGATAGGTTTAATTGCCGGAGGCGATTCCGCAATTCGCAAGGCAGTGGAATTTGCTGAAGATAATACGGAACAAGCATGGAAGGATTTACAGCAATTTGATATTGGTTCAAATGATTTTCTCATTGGCATTTCTGCAAGCGGAAGAACACCTTATGTTGCAGGCGGATTAGAAGATGCAAGAAAGAATCAAATTCAAACAGGGTGTGTTGTTTGTAATAAAAATTCAGTGATTGCAGCTCATTCGGATTTTCCTGTTGAATTAGAAACAGGTCCGGAGTTCGTTACCGGCAGTACCAGAATGAAAGCCGGCACAGCTCAAAAGATGGTGTTAAACATAATTACTACTGTCAGCATGATAAAATTAGGCCGAGTCAAAGGGAATAAGATGGTGGATATGCAAATTGCAAATAACAAACTTGTTGAACGTGGCATTCGTATGATCATGGAAGAGACAACATTAAACAGAGAACAAGCTCGTGCAGCCTTAAAAGAATTGGGGAGTGTGAGGGCTGTAATTGAGCAATACAAATAG
- a CDS encoding energy transducer TonB — MELKKSIKADVSKRATSFFLFGLLVIQLITLGAFSYTWYDKVDTTPKITKPVNDGEVIEQTEITQQAYYVPPPPPPTSIEVVEDDKADDDVEIQDTEFKDETVVEAPYQFHGMTPGGTPGAPPPAEVKESPIFEVVEIMPEYPGGQKAMIAFIEKNFRYPEEARRFDVEGRVLISFLVDEQGNITEVRPLLPANRQLGYGLEDECVRIVRMMPKWKPGFQRNKAVRVRYTLPINCTLN, encoded by the coding sequence ATGGAATTAAAGAAAAGCATTAAGGCGGATGTATCAAAGAGAGCCACTTCGTTTTTCCTTTTTGGACTGTTAGTTATCCAACTGATTACATTAGGAGCTTTTTCATACACTTGGTATGATAAAGTTGATACCACACCTAAGATTACCAAACCGGTTAATGACGGTGAAGTAATTGAGCAAACTGAAATTACCCAACAAGCTTATTATGTGCCTCCGCCACCCCCTCCAACTTCTATTGAGGTTGTAGAAGATGATAAGGCAGACGATGATGTAGAAATACAGGATACAGAATTTAAAGATGAAACAGTGGTTGAAGCTCCATACCAGTTTCACGGAATGACTCCCGGAGGGACACCGGGTGCACCACCTCCTGCTGAAGTAAAGGAATCACCTATTTTCGAGGTGGTAGAAATTATGCCTGAATATCCGGGAGGACAAAAAGCAATGATAGCATTTATTGAAAAGAATTTTCGCTATCCTGAAGAGGCAAGACGTTTTGATGTTGAAGGTCGTGTTTTGATTTCATTTCTTGTTGATGAACAAGGCAATATTACAGAAGTAAGACCATTGTTGCCTGCTAACCGACAATTAGGATATGGATTAGAAGACGAATGTGTACGTATTGTTAGAATGATGCCAAAATGGAAACCCGGTTTTCAGCGCAACAAAGCAGTGAGAGTTAGATATACATTGCCGATTAATTGTACACTTAATTAA
- a CDS encoding VanZ family protein — MSFVKRTIPFFKYQSPALLWGLFICLILLLPIGDTGTTLLFGFFPVDKLVHVVLFSFFALFSRVGWAKWYRNDFFVKKANTWTVIEGVGLAFLTESLQELTFYRTFSFLDIVADIAGISLGLLLFILIYKL; from the coding sequence ATGTCTTTTGTAAAAAGAACAATCCCTTTCTTTAAATACCAGTCCCCTGCATTGCTCTGGGGACTTTTTATTTGTTTAATTTTGTTGTTGCCAATTGGTGATACAGGTACAACACTCCTTTTTGGTTTTTTTCCTGTAGATAAATTGGTGCATGTAGTTCTTTTTTCTTTTTTTGCTTTATTTTCAAGAGTAGGGTGGGCGAAGTGGTATCGAAATGATTTCTTTGTCAAAAAAGCCAATACTTGGACAGTAATAGAAGGTGTCGGATTGGCGTTTTTGACTGAATCATTACAAGAATTAACATTTTACAGAACGTTCTCTTTCCTTGATATAGTAGCAGACATTGCGGGGATTTCATTAGGATTGTTGTTGTTTATTTTGATTTATAAACTCTGA
- a CDS encoding class I fructose-bisphosphate aldolase: MNTADIQSLLGAEAEALLTHKSQTISKESLTLAGADFVDRNFVYSNRNPQVLRSLQALYGTGRLSGTGYVSILPVDQGIEHSAGASFAPNPLFFDPENIVKLAIEGGCNAVASTFGVLASCSRKYAHKIPFIVKINHNELMTYPNKFDQILFGSVEEAWNLGAVAVGATIYFGSDESARQIVEIAEAFERAHELGMATILWCYLRNNNFKKDGIDYHTAADLTGQANHLGVTIQADIIKQKLPTNNGGFNELKFGKTHEKVYSQLTSDNPIDLCRYQVANCYMGKIGLINSGGESKGESDLADAVRTAVINKRAGGHGLISGRKAFQKPMNEGVKLLNAIQDVYLNKDVTIA; the protein is encoded by the coding sequence ATGAATACAGCAGACATTCAAAGTTTATTAGGAGCCGAGGCGGAAGCCCTTTTAACACACAAATCACAAACAATTTCAAAAGAGTCTCTTACATTAGCTGGAGCTGATTTTGTAGATCGTAATTTTGTATATAGTAATAGAAACCCACAAGTACTTAGAAGCCTGCAAGCATTGTATGGCACCGGTCGCTTATCCGGTACAGGGTATGTTTCTATACTCCCTGTCGATCAAGGAATAGAACATTCAGCAGGAGCATCATTTGCACCCAATCCTTTGTTTTTTGACCCGGAGAATATTGTAAAACTTGCCATTGAAGGAGGCTGTAATGCAGTGGCTTCTACTTTTGGCGTTTTGGCTTCTTGTTCAAGAAAATATGCGCACAAGATTCCTTTTATTGTTAAAATTAATCATAATGAACTGATGACATATCCAAACAAGTTTGACCAAATTTTGTTCGGGTCTGTTGAGGAGGCATGGAATCTGGGAGCGGTAGCAGTGGGTGCAACAATCTATTTTGGTTCAGATGAATCTGCCAGACAAATAGTGGAAATTGCAGAAGCATTTGAACGCGCGCATGAATTGGGAATGGCTACGATACTTTGGTGTTATTTAAGAAATAATAATTTCAAAAAAGATGGCATTGATTATCATACTGCCGCAGATTTAACTGGTCAAGCAAATCATTTAGGTGTTACCATTCAAGCGGACATTATTAAACAAAAATTGCCTACCAATAATGGTGGTTTTAATGAGCTTAAATTTGGCAAAACACATGAAAAAGTATATTCCCAACTGACTTCCGATAACCCAATTGATTTATGTAGATATCAAGTTGCTAATTGCTATATGGGTAAAATTGGTTTAATTAATTCAGGAGGGGAAAGCAAAGGAGAATCAGATTTGGCAGATGCTGTTAGAACCGCTGTGATTAACAAGAGAGCAGGTGGACACGGGCTGATTTCAGGTAGAAAAGCATTTCAAAAACCAATGAATGAAGGTGTGAAACTATTGAATGCAATTCAAGATGTATATCTTAACAAGGATGTTACCATTGCATAA